A portion of the Avibacterium sp. 20-132 genome contains these proteins:
- a CDS encoding tyrosine-type recombinase/integrase — protein MPIRKNKFGVWQIDITTPSGQRIRRSAQTTEKKLAQELHDKLKHEYWQVEQLNKKPERTIEEALIRFLEVSQGQKDFKTKIRHTEYWRSVLAGRTLSSLTTDDIVNNLPTHKTSTGEKLSLSTQNRYRSSIMRVLSLAQKAGWIDSIPYIPKNKEPKVRVRWITQQQALELLNALQLSWMRDVCAFALATGARMTEILSLTWDKIDLSRNIAIVSSDVAKSGRARSLLLGKDALAVIEKRQAQQLSRYVFHRGRNKQIKEISYPDFNQALEKCNISDFRFHDLRHTWASWHVQNGTPLMVLKELGGWETLEMVKRYAHLNADHLLSYANHVKLTSKCLLDTTKFDAENDILNGELEKKKAVSY, from the coding sequence ATGCCGATCAGGAAAAACAAATTCGGTGTCTGGCAAATCGATATTACCACACCGAGCGGCCAGAGAATTAGACGCTCTGCTCAAACAACTGAAAAGAAATTAGCCCAAGAGCTACACGACAAGCTAAAACACGAATATTGGCAAGTCGAACAGCTCAATAAAAAGCCCGAAAGAACGATCGAAGAAGCACTAATAAGGTTTCTTGAAGTTTCGCAAGGGCAAAAAGATTTTAAGACCAAAATCCGCCACACGGAATATTGGCGATCTGTATTGGCTGGGCGAACTCTTAGCTCTTTAACAACTGATGATATTGTAAATAATCTCCCTACGCACAAAACAAGTACGGGGGAAAAATTATCGCTATCCACACAAAACCGTTATCGTAGCTCAATAATGCGTGTTTTATCGCTTGCTCAAAAAGCAGGTTGGATAGATAGTATCCCTTATATCCCTAAAAATAAAGAGCCTAAAGTTAGGGTACGTTGGATCACTCAGCAACAAGCCCTTGAACTTCTTAATGCATTGCAGCTTAGCTGGATGCGAGATGTTTGCGCCTTTGCTCTTGCCACCGGGGCAAGAATGACGGAAATTTTATCGCTTACTTGGGATAAAATCGATCTGTCTCGTAATATCGCCATTGTCAGTAGCGATGTGGCTAAATCAGGACGAGCACGGTCGTTGTTACTAGGTAAAGATGCCTTAGCAGTGATCGAAAAAAGGCAAGCCCAACAACTCTCCCGCTATGTATTCCACCGCGGGCGAAATAAGCAAATAAAAGAAATTAGCTATCCTGATTTTAATCAGGCACTGGAAAAGTGCAATATCAGTGATTTTCGCTTCCACGATTTGCGTCATACTTGGGCAAGTTGGCACGTCCAAAACGGTACGCCATTAATGGTACTAAAAGAGCTAGGCGGATGGGAAACGCTTGAGATGGTAAAACGCTATGCACACCTCAATGCGGACCATTTACTGAGCTATGCAAATCACGTCAAACTTACGTCAAAGTGCCTTTTGGACACGACAAAATTTGACGCTGAAAATGATATTTTAAACGGGGAGCTAGAAAAGAAAAAAGCCGTAAGTTATTGA
- a CDS encoding valine--tRNA ligase: MTKPFQMADRFDPSAVEQALYKHWEEQGYFKPNENPNAPSYCIAIPPPNVTGSLHMGHAFQQTLMDTLIRFHRMEGDNTLWQAGTDHAGIATQMVVERKIAAEEGKTRHDYGREAFIEKIWDWKAYSGGTISQQMRRLGNSIDWDRERFTMDDGLSDAVKEVFVRLHEEGLIYRGKRLVNWDPKLHTAISDLEVENKESKGSLWHFRYPLANGEKTADGKDYLVVATTRPETMLGDTAVAVHPEDERYQSLIGKTVILPLANREIPIIADDYVDREFGTGVVKITPAHDFNDYEVGKRHQLPMVNVMTLNADIRDEAEIIGIDNKPLANYVADIPEKYRGMERFAARKQIVADFDALGLLEEIKPHDLKVPYGDRGGVPIEPMLTDQWYVSVKPLAEVATKAVEEGEIQFVPKQYENLYFSWMRDIQDWCISRQLWWGHRIPAWYDEQGNIYVARSEAEVRSKYQLNSDIVLKQDEDVLDTWFSSALWTFSTLGWPQQTKELKMFHPTDVLITGFDIIFFWVARMIMFTMHFIKDESGKPQVPFKTVYVTGLIRDEQGQKMSKSKGNVLDPIDMIDGISLEDLLEKRTGNMMQPQLAEKIAKATRKEFANGIAAHGTDALRFTLAALASNGRDINWDMKRLEGYRNFCNKLWNASRFVLTNDKLDLSEGELEYGLADRWINSQFNRTVEAVRSAFAQYRFDLAANAIYEFTWDQFCDWYLELTKPIFAQGNVAQKRAASRTLVNVLEKLLRLAHPIIPFITEEIWQKVKGFAGVSGDTIMLQPYPQYEASQIDEQAELQMSWLKEIIVAVRNIRAECNIAPSKGLDALLRHLTLEQQQILSNNSALLASIAKLDSVELLKDGGEAPFSVTKLVGNTELLIPMAGFIDKATELARLTKELEKLNGEIARIENKLSNEAFVAKAPEQVIAKEREKMQGYQEAIAKVQAQYQAIEAL, encoded by the coding sequence ATGACAAAACCATTCCAAATGGCAGATCGTTTTGATCCCTCTGCCGTAGAACAAGCACTTTATAAACACTGGGAAGAACAGGGCTATTTTAAGCCGAATGAAAACCCGAATGCACCGAGTTATTGCATTGCCATTCCACCGCCGAATGTAACGGGATCATTGCATATGGGACACGCTTTCCAGCAAACTTTAATGGATACGCTGATTCGTTTTCATCGTATGGAAGGGGATAACACCCTTTGGCAAGCGGGGACAGACCACGCAGGGATTGCCACGCAAATGGTGGTGGAACGTAAAATCGCGGCAGAAGAAGGCAAAACTCGCCACGATTACGGTCGTGAAGCCTTTATTGAAAAAATCTGGGATTGGAAAGCCTATTCAGGCGGTACAATCAGCCAGCAAATGCGCCGTTTAGGGAACTCAATCGACTGGGATCGTGAGCGTTTCACGATGGACGATGGACTTTCTGATGCGGTGAAAGAAGTGTTTGTACGCTTGCACGAGGAAGGGTTGATCTATCGTGGCAAACGCCTTGTGAACTGGGATCCGAAACTGCACACTGCTATTTCAGATTTAGAAGTGGAAAATAAAGAAAGCAAAGGATCGCTCTGGCATTTCCGCTACCCATTAGCTAATGGCGAAAAAACGGCTGATGGCAAAGATTATCTCGTGGTTGCTACCACACGTCCTGAAACAATGTTGGGCGATACTGCTGTGGCAGTTCACCCTGAAGATGAACGCTATCAATCTCTTATTGGCAAAACTGTGATCTTGCCTTTAGCAAATCGTGAAATTCCAATTATTGCTGATGATTATGTGGATCGTGAATTTGGAACAGGTGTGGTAAAAATCACCCCAGCTCACGATTTTAACGACTATGAAGTAGGTAAACGCCATCAGTTACCAATGGTAAATGTGATGACGTTAAATGCGGATATTCGTGATGAGGCGGAAATTATTGGCATAGATAATAAACCTCTCGCAAATTATGTGGCAGACATTCCAGAAAAATATCGTGGAATGGAGCGTTTTGCAGCGCGTAAGCAAATTGTGGCAGATTTCGATGCATTGGGATTATTGGAAGAAATTAAACCACACGATCTAAAAGTGCCTTATGGCGATCGTGGTGGCGTACCAATTGAGCCAATGCTCACCGATCAATGGTATGTGAGCGTAAAACCATTGGCAGAAGTGGCGACCAAAGCGGTAGAAGAGGGGGAAATCCAATTCGTACCGAAGCAATATGAAAATCTCTATTTCTCGTGGATGCGTGATATTCAGGATTGGTGTATTTCTCGCCAACTTTGGTGGGGACATCGCATTCCTGCTTGGTATGATGAACAAGGTAATATTTATGTGGCTCGCAGTGAAGCAGAAGTGCGGTCAAAATATCAGCTAAATTCTGATATTGTACTCAAACAAGATGAAGATGTGCTAGACACGTGGTTCTCTTCGGCTTTATGGACATTCTCTACCCTTGGTTGGCCACAGCAGACCAAAGAACTGAAAATGTTCCACCCAACAGATGTCTTGATCACGGGGTTTGATATCATTTTCTTCTGGGTTGCACGTATGATTATGTTTACGATGCACTTCATCAAAGATGAAAGTGGTAAACCGCAAGTTCCATTCAAAACAGTCTATGTAACAGGACTGATTCGTGATGAACAAGGGCAAAAAATGTCAAAATCAAAAGGGAATGTCCTTGACCCGATCGATATGATTGACGGTATTAGCCTTGAAGATTTACTCGAGAAACGTACGGGCAATATGATGCAACCGCAATTAGCGGAAAAAATTGCGAAAGCGACCCGTAAAGAGTTCGCTAATGGCATCGCTGCACACGGTACAGATGCATTGCGTTTTACCTTGGCCGCCCTTGCAAGTAATGGGCGTGATATTAACTGGGATATGAAACGCTTAGAGGGATATCGTAATTTCTGTAATAAACTATGGAATGCAAGCCGTTTCGTACTGACCAATGATAAATTAGATTTATCTGAGGGAGAGCTGGAGTATGGTCTTGCGGATCGCTGGATCAATTCGCAGTTTAACCGCACAGTAGAAGCCGTGCGTTCTGCATTTGCACAATATCGTTTTGATTTAGCAGCGAATGCCATTTATGAGTTTACTTGGGATCAGTTCTGTGATTGGTATTTAGAACTCACAAAACCAATATTTGCACAGGGTAATGTGGCACAAAAACGCGCGGCAAGTCGTACACTGGTAAATGTATTAGAAAAATTGCTACGCTTAGCTCATCCAATTATTCCATTTATTACTGAAGAGATTTGGCAAAAAGTGAAAGGTTTTGCGGGTGTGAGTGGCGACACCATTATGCTACAACCTTATCCACAGTATGAAGCAAGCCAAATTGATGAGCAAGCAGAGCTACAAATGAGTTGGTTGAAAGAGATCATCGTCGCAGTGCGTAATATCCGTGCGGAATGCAATATTGCGCCAAGCAAAGGCTTAGACGCATTATTACGTCATTTAACGCTAGAACAGCAACAAATTCTTTCTAATAACAGTGCATTATTAGCAAGTATAGCAAAATTAGATAGCGTTGAATTGTTAAAGGATGGGGGAGAAGCGCCATTCTCGGTAACCAAATTGGTTGGCAACACAGAGCTTCTTATTCCAATGGCAGGCTTTATTGACAAAGCTACCGAGTTAGCACGCTTAACTAAAGAGCTAGAAAAACTCAACGGTGAAATTGCTCGTATTGAAAACAAATTGAGCAATGAAGCCTTTGTGGCAAAAGCGCCAGAGCAAGTCATTGCGAAAGAACGTGAAAAAATGCAAGGCTATCAAGAGGCCATTGCAAAAGTTCAAGCGCAATATCAGGCGATTGAGGCACTTTAA
- the pgsA gene encoding CDP-diacylglycerol--glycerol-3-phosphate 3-phosphatidyltransferase has product MKLNFPTILTLFRVILIPFFVMAFYLPFSWAPFLTTAIFFVAAITDWFDGYLARKWNQSTPFGAFLDPVADKVMVAAALVLVVEYQHSFWVTLPAIVMISREIIVSALREWMAEIGSRSKVAVSWLGKVKTASQMLALGGLLWRYNVLMEIAGIVFLYIAAILTVWSMLQYLKAAKENLLDS; this is encoded by the coding sequence ATGAAATTAAATTTCCCTACAATTCTAACCTTATTCCGTGTCATTTTAATTCCATTTTTTGTTATGGCATTTTATTTACCATTCTCTTGGGCGCCTTTCTTGACAACAGCCATTTTTTTTGTCGCCGCGATTACAGATTGGTTTGATGGATATTTAGCCAGAAAATGGAATCAAAGCACACCCTTTGGGGCGTTTTTAGATCCCGTGGCTGATAAAGTTATGGTTGCGGCCGCATTGGTGTTAGTCGTGGAGTATCAGCATAGTTTTTGGGTAACCTTACCTGCGATAGTGATGATCTCAAGAGAAATTATCGTTTCAGCCCTACGCGAATGGATGGCTGAAATCGGTAGCCGCAGTAAAGTGGCGGTATCTTGGCTCGGTAAAGTAAAAACCGCTTCCCAAATGCTTGCTTTAGGCGGATTATTATGGCGTTATAATGTATTAATGGAAATCGCAGGAATCGTATTTTTATATATTGCAGCAATTTTAACCGTCTGGTCAATGCTACAATATTTAAAAGCAGCAAAAGAGAATTTATTAGACAGTTAA